The sequence AACGCAGCGATGCCGGAGCTCTTCGCCGGGAGTTCGAAGCCATAACGGAAACTCTGGTACAACCGGAACATTTTGTGCTCAATCACAGGGACTTTCACAGCCGCAACATCATGATACGTAACGGCAAGCCGGTTCTGATAGACTTTCAGGATGCACGTATGGGACTGCCCCAGTATGATGCCGTCTCGCTGATCCGTGATTCCTATACTGACCTTGACAATGAGCTTGCCGAAGAACTGAAAACCCGTCATTACCGGCAGCTCAAAAATCGGGGCGTCATCACGATGAGTGATGATGAGTACCTCTACCTCTTCGATCTGATGGCTTTTCAGCGCAGCATCAAGGCGCTCGGGACCTTCTGCCATCAGACGGCAGTTCTTGGGAAACCGGTTTATGAACAATCGATAGCACCAACCATAGCCTACCTCTCCGATTACATTGCATCAAGAAAAGAGCTGAAAAAAGCCGGGACGCTGCTGTTGCCACTGCTTGAAAACGGAGCGACGCGATGAAAGCCTTTGTACTTGCCGCCGGATTTGGAACCAGACTTAAACCATTCACCGATATTCTCCCCAAACCACTGGTACCAATCCGTAATGTCCCTGCGCTTTTCTACACCATAGCACTGCTTAAGGAAGCCGGCATAACCGAGATCATCTGCAACACTCACCATCATGCCGCGGAAATCCGGAAAACCCTCGAAGCTGCGAATTTCAATGGTGTGCATATCTCTTTTTCCGAAGAAAAAAAAATTCTCGGCACAGGTGGCGGCCTGAAAAAATGCGAACCGCTTCTCGATGATGGCGACTTTCTCCTGATCAACAGCGATATCATTATCGACATCGACTTCAAGGCATTCATCGAAAGCCACCTGTCATCAGGCCTGCCGGGTACGCTTGCCCTATATGAAACGCCCGATGCCGGGGCTATCGGAGCTGTCGGCATTGCCAACGACCTGATCAGGGATTTCCGCAACATGCGCAATACCTGCTTGCAATCATCCCTTATATACACCGGAACTGCGCTGCTCAGCCCGACGATTTTCGATTATCTGAGAGAAGACTTTTCAGGTATTGTCGATACCGGATTCACAGGCCTTATCGATAATGGCGGCCTTGGATTCTACCGGCATAACGGGTCGTGGATGGATATCGGCACTCTGGAAAACTACAGACAAGCCAACACAGGAACCGCAATGCTTCCCGAAAAACTTGCAGAAAGAATTGAAGCCTCCATTGGCATCGCTCCGGGATGCATCGCGCCTGAGTCGGACATCGGAAAAGGAGCCTCGATCATACGCTCGGTTATCGGCAAGGGGTGCACCGTCGGGGAAAACGCACGGGTAGAAGAATCGGTTCTGCTTCCGGGAGCGGTTGTCTCTCCGGGAGAAACGCTCCGAAAAGCCATTCGGGATCGGAACAACACCGTTACACCTGCATAATCAATTAAACCCGCAATCCCGTGACTATGGTAAGAACAGGACTGGATATGCTGCTGCAAAACATCGACAGGTACAGCCGAAGACGCATCGGTCTGATTGTCAATCAGACATCGGTTACCTCTGATCTGCGCTATTCATGGGATATACTCAGAAAAAAAGGGCTGAACATCAAGCGGATTTTCTCACCTGAACACGGACTGTTCGCCACCGAGCAGGATCAGATCGCCGTCGGCGGCCAGCCGGAATCGGCATGCGAACTGGTAAGCCTCTACGGCAGTTCCGCGGAAACCCTCATTCCCGACAGGAGCCTGCTTGACGACCTCGATCTCATTCTTTTTGACATTCAGGATGTCGGCTCCCGCTACTACACCTATGTCAACACACTGGCACTCTTCATGGAAGCCGCATCCGGCAGGGATATGGAAATCATGGTACTTGACCGCCCAAATCCGCTCGGAGGGACAATGGTCGAAGGCCCTCTGCTCGATCAGGCATTCCGATCCTTTGTCGGGATTTTCCCCGTCCCGGTACGTCACGGCATGACGGCAGGAGAGCTCGCCCTTCTCTACCGTGAATGGAAGAAAATCGATATCAAGCTCACGGTCATGACCATGAAGGATTGGAGCCGCAGCATGCTTTTCCCCGAAACCGGCCTGCCATGGATCCCCCCTTCACCGAACATGCCGACATTTGCAACTGCTGAAGTTTATCCGGGCATGTGCCTTTTTGAAGGACTCAACGTTTCGGAAGGCCGAGGCTCGACAACCCCTTTTCAGCTCTTCGGCGCGCCATTCATCAACCCGTACGATCTTGCGGAAGCATGCAAGGGTGCCGGATTCGAAGGCGCACTGCTCCGCCCGACCTGGTTCAGACCGACCTTTCATAAGTTCAGCGAAACTGTTATAGGAGGCGTCTGGCTTCATGTCGCCGACAACCGCCGCTTCCGTCCATTCGCCGCTGGCGTAGCCCTTACTGCCGCTCTGCATAAGCTCTATCCCTCCAGTCTGGAGTTCCTCAGCGGAGTATATGAATTCAACGACACCATTCCGGCGTTCGACCTGCTTGCCGGAAACAGTGCCCTTCGCAGTTCGATACTCGACGGATGCTATACCGAAGCCCTTATCGATTCCTGGCAGCATGACGAAACTGAATTTGCCCGAACAAAAGAGCGTTACCACCTTTACAAATGACGATACAAACATCATAAACCCATGCATGCTGCCGATATAGCAATCATCGTCTTTTTTCTTGCCGGGAGCATCCTGCTCGGCCTCTGGCAGGGCAAAAGCAATAAAAATACCGGCGACTACTTTCTCGGAGGCCATAAGCTTCCCTGGATTGTAGCCATGCTCTCCATCGTTGCGACAGAGACCTCGGTACTGACCTTCGTCAGTGTGCCGGGACTTGCCTACCGGGGAGACTGGACCTTTCTGCAGCTGCCTCTCGGCTATATATTCGGAAGAGTGCTGGTGAGCGTATTTCTTCTGCCTGTTTATTTTAAAAATGGCGTCAGCTCCATTTATGAAATCATCGGATCGAGATTCGGCACCGGCATGCAGAAGCTCGCATCTGTGGTCTTTCTCGTAACCCGCATTCTCGGCGACGGAGTGCGGTTTCTCGCGACAGGCGTGGTCGTTCAGGTGGTTACCGGCTGGTCCCTTCCCCTGTCGGTGCTCATCATAGGCCTCGTCACTCTGGTTTATACCATTTCAGGCGGTCTGAAAACCGTGGTCTGGCTCGACAGCATCCAGTTCGGCCTTTACCTCCTGGGCGGGATCATCACCATCGTCTTTATTGTTCTCAACCTTGAGGCAAGCCCTCAGGAGATCTACTCTGCGCTTGCAGCGTCAGGAAAGCTCACGGTTCTGAATACGAAAGGCAGCCTGCTGTTCGATCCCATGACGTTCGGAAGCGCCTTTATCGGCGGTATCTTTCTTTCGTTTGCATCACACGGCATCGACTATATGATGGTCCAGAGGGTACTCGGCTGCAGCGACCTCGGCTCGGCACGAAAAGCGCTGATCGGCAGCGGGCTTTTCGTTTTTTTGCAATTCATGATCTTCCTGCTTGCAGGATCACTCATCTATCTGTTTATGCATGGCGCGACAACGGTAAAGGACAGGGAATTCGCCACGTTTATCGTTGATTATCTCCCTTCCGGCCTCAAAGGCCTGCTGCTTGCCGGCATCCTCTCGGCAGCAATGTCGACCATTGCCTCCTCGATCAACTCGCTTGCGGCATCAACCGTTACCGATCTCATGGGTGGCCGGGCGTCGCTGAATCTCTCCCGAATCATCAGCGCGGCATGGGCAGCCGTGCTTATCGGCATCGCCCTTTTATTTGATGAAAACGACAAAGCCATCATTATGGTCGGACTTGAAATTGCGTCCTTTACCTATGGCGGTCTTCTCGGGCTCTTTCTGCTATCAAAAACAAAAAAACATTTCCAAACGGCAAGTCTGGCCGTCGGTCTGCTTGCAAGCATGGGCATCGTATTCGTACTGAAGCATTTCGGAATAGCCTGGACATGGTATATACTGCTCTCCGTCATATTCAACCTGCTTATCGTATTTTCTCTCGATCCACTAATCGGCAGGCTCCGGAAGCAATCAAAAGAGACTCCGGACTGAAAAAAAGGGTGAGAAAAATCCTTTTGCTATCGATGATTATTTTCCTACTTTATGAGTAACAGATAAAAAACGCTTTATCAAATCCCTTAGAGTACTCTATCATGGCCAATAACTCAGGAGCTTTTGTTCAGGGCGCTGAAGCATATGGAAAATTTCTTGAAGTGTTCATTGATGGCCACTGGTGGGTTGTTGGCGATGCTCTTGAGAACATCGGCAAAACCACGAAACGGCTTGGCGCAAATGCATATCCCCATCTTTACGGTGGAGGCGGTGCATCTGCCGGTCTGAGAGGTTCATCTCCCGAAAAATCGGGTTTTGCGGTACCGAACAAGGACATCGAGCGCCGCTTCAAGGATTGATTGCCCTCACACACCTATGTAACGATAAAGCCCTCTTGTTAAAAGAGGGCTTTATCGTTTTCAGGCTTTTTTCCGCACCTTACTGCGATAGTCTGTCATAGTATCTTTCGAGACTCTCCTGGGTCTCTTCACCCTCACTGATCACCTCGAACGTCTTGTTTCCTGCCTTCCTGTTCCACAGGGATATCACCAGAAGCTCCGCGACATCGGAACGGTTTGTCCATCCATTCCAGAGTCGATCACCCTGATCCACATGCAGCCTGTGCATGAGAGGCTCGCCGTCTTTCAGCCCACCCGGTCTGACAATGGTATAACTACGTCCATTCTTTGAAAATACCTCCCGTATATGCTCTTCAGCCGCATGCTTCATCGAAAGCACTCCGGCAAAGAGATTCAGTGGATGAAACCACTTGGTGACCGCTATCGAGCTCACGAGACCAAAATGCTTGACTCCGGCAGCTGCCGCGGCGTCTGCGAGCCGAATAACTCCATCCCGGTCAACCTCTGCAGGAGAGGCCTCTCCGAAAAAAGAACTCGAACCAAGCGCTGAAATAACGGCATCACAACCCTTGAGCGCATCGGCAACCTCGCTTTCGTTCTGCACATGAGCGACGGCAATCTCGACACCCCCTCCGAATATCTTTGCTTTTTCAGCCGACCTGACCATGACCCTGACCGGAATGCCGTAATGCTGAAGACGCCTGACCACCCACTGCCCCGTCTTGCCTGTAGCTCCCGCGACAAGTACCTTCCCGCTATACAATGTATTTCTGTCCATAATTAACAATCCGTTAACGAAGCAATTATTCTATGTCATATTAGACTAAATTTATATAGTTTAACATATACAGACGCGAGAAAGTTTCTCCTCTCTTAACTGCATTTTCATTATTATTCCTCTAACAGGAAACTCTCGTCACCTCGCGGGTTACATGACAGAATGCAGCACATGCATCATCCCGCTTATCCATATACCCGAATATGAGCAATAAACAGTTACTTTTCCGGGCGATCCTCCTTTCTGCTTTTTGTATTTCCCCATCAACAGTGTTCGGTTTTGATCCCGAGGCTGTTACAATACTGAAAAACAGCCGTGAAGAGTGGCAGGCCTTGCGGCGCTCAAATCCCGAAAAAACCATAGATCTGAACAAGGCAAAGCTCGAAGATGCAGATCTCGAAGGAGCCAACCTCAGCAACGTATCACTGGTAAGAGCCGAGCTTAGTGGTGCAAATCTCAACAGAGCAAATCTGCAGAAAACAAATCTTGCCATGGCATTCATCAAAAAAGCAGACCTGAAGGAAGCCAACTTCAGTGGCGCATCACTGACGAAAGCCAATCTCAAGGAATCCTTCATGAAAGGAGCTTCGTTTTCCAGGGCAAATCTGCAGGGTGCAAACCTGAGATGGTCGATGCTTGAAAATGCCGACCTATCACAGGCAAATCTTTCCGGAACCGTTCTTTTCGAAGCAAATCTTGAAAATGCCAATCTGAAAGGGACAAACTTCAAAGGCTCGGTTTTCATCGACCAGGCAAACCTCAGCGGAGCTCTGGTATCGAACAATACCATAATTCCGTCCGGCGAAAAAGCGACTCCGTCCTGGGCATCACTTCGCAAGGCACGATTTTTCAGGGAGCCCGATACCGAACCGCCGGCCTATCTGACGCCTCCTGAACCCACCATGCTGAACGAACAGGCGTCAGCTTCCGGAAGCAACCTGAAAACCAGCGGACTTAAAGTGAAGACCACTCCGGGCGACAGCAGAAAACAACAGGAACTGCTCACTGAAGATGTAGAAACATGGAACAGCATGAGGGAGAAAAATCCTGAATTGCCAATTACAATGAAACAGGAAAAACTTGAGAATGCCGATCTCAAGGGGGTAAACCTTTCGCAGGCCTCAATGGCTGGATCGGATTTTGAAGATGCCAATCTTGACAATGCACTCATGAACGGAGCGGATCTGACCGGCTCGAATTTCCAGAAAGCCGATATGAAAGCGGTTAAACTTCATGGGGCCAAACTCCACAAAGCAAACTTCGACCGAGCCTTTCTGAAAGGATCTGATCTCAGCAATGCCGATCTGACACAGGCTAATCTCTACGGCGCAATCATGACCGGAACGAATCTGAGCGGTGCCGATCTGACCGGAGCGTCACTTTTCGATACTGATCTTGAGGAAGCCGACCTGTCGGGTGCAATTCTGAAAGATGTCACCATGATGGATACAAACCTGAACAATGCCATCATCACCTCTGAAACCGTTCTTCCTTCAGGGAAAAAAGCCACTGCTGATTGGGCAGTACAGAGAGGAGCTATTTTCCGGAAGCCTTGATTTTCCGACAGGGAAAAGGATGGGAATGACAGCATAATCTACGGACACGCTCCGGAAAACGCGGAACAGAACAAACACAAGTGTTTCGATATATGGCCAATATCCTTATAGCAAGCTATTACAGCAGATGGGATCTTTCTGAGCATGAAGGGCGTATCGCCTTTTACGACCCGGACAACCAGCTGATTGAAAACAGGCTTTTCAGTGATCCTGCTGAATTTCAGGTTATTATCAGCATGCTGCGACATGACACACCGCTCTGGTACGATACCGAAGTCTGCCATTTACGAGCTGGAACCGAACCGGCCGGAGAAGGAGAGGAGTAATCCCGGCCATCGGCTGACTGTTATTATTGTATTTCCGA comes from Chlorobium limicola DSM 245 and encodes:
- a CDS encoding exo-beta-N-acetylmuramidase NamZ family protein gives rise to the protein MVRTGLDMLLQNIDRYSRRRIGLIVNQTSVTSDLRYSWDILRKKGLNIKRIFSPEHGLFATEQDQIAVGGQPESACELVSLYGSSAETLIPDRSLLDDLDLILFDIQDVGSRYYTYVNTLALFMEAASGRDMEIMVLDRPNPLGGTMVEGPLLDQAFRSFVGIFPVPVRHGMTAGELALLYREWKKIDIKLTVMTMKDWSRSMLFPETGLPWIPPSPNMPTFATAEVYPGMCLFEGLNVSEGRGSTTPFQLFGAPFINPYDLAEACKGAGFEGALLRPTWFRPTFHKFSETVIGGVWLHVADNRRFRPFAAGVALTAALHKLYPSSLEFLSGVYEFNDTIPAFDLLAGNSALRSSILDGCYTEALIDSWQHDETEFARTKERYHLYK
- a CDS encoding pentapeptide repeat-containing protein, translating into MFGFDPEAVTILKNSREEWQALRRSNPEKTIDLNKAKLEDADLEGANLSNVSLVRAELSGANLNRANLQKTNLAMAFIKKADLKEANFSGASLTKANLKESFMKGASFSRANLQGANLRWSMLENADLSQANLSGTVLFEANLENANLKGTNFKGSVFIDQANLSGALVSNNTIIPSGEKATPSWASLRKARFFREPDTEPPAYLTPPEPTMLNEQASASGSNLKTSGLKVKTTPGDSRKQQELLTEDVETWNSMREKNPELPITMKQEKLENADLKGVNLSQASMAGSDFEDANLDNALMNGADLTGSNFQKADMKAVKLHGAKLHKANFDRAFLKGSDLSNADLTQANLYGAIMTGTNLSGADLTGASLFDTDLEEADLSGAILKDVTMMDTNLNNAIITSETVLPSGKKATADWAVQRGAIFRKP
- a CDS encoding aminoglycoside phosphotransferase family protein, encoding MNIENNIRLFFDTEARDHLAITPIQGDASSRRYYRITGTEPSTIACHDPQLRTLNLHSYPFLILHALFSRHSLPVPEVLAVKAEYGLLLLEDCGSVMLQDLVNEPDNEKSAELYRNCIDILVGIQSITGDSSQIPFRFSFDHEKLMFEFDFFIEHALFNYFAAYFKRSDAGALRREFEAITETLVQPEHFVLNHRDFHSRNIMIRNGKPVLIDFQDARMGLPQYDAVSLIRDSYTDLDNELAEELKTRHYRQLKNRGVITMSDDEYLYLFDLMAFQRSIKALGTFCHQTAVLGKPVYEQSIAPTIAYLSDYIASRKELKKAGTLLLPLLENGATR
- a CDS encoding sodium:solute symporter; protein product: MHAADIAIIVFFLAGSILLGLWQGKSNKNTGDYFLGGHKLPWIVAMLSIVATETSVLTFVSVPGLAYRGDWTFLQLPLGYIFGRVLVSVFLLPVYFKNGVSSIYEIIGSRFGTGMQKLASVVFLVTRILGDGVRFLATGVVVQVVTGWSLPLSVLIIGLVTLVYTISGGLKTVVWLDSIQFGLYLLGGIITIVFIVLNLEASPQEIYSALAASGKLTVLNTKGSLLFDPMTFGSAFIGGIFLSFASHGIDYMMVQRVLGCSDLGSARKALIGSGLFVFLQFMIFLLAGSLIYLFMHGATTVKDREFATFIVDYLPSGLKGLLLAGILSAAMSTIASSINSLAASTVTDLMGGRASLNLSRIISAAWAAVLIGIALLFDENDKAIIMVGLEIASFTYGGLLGLFLLSKTKKHFQTASLAVGLLASMGIVFVLKHFGIAWTWYILLSVIFNLLIVFSLDPLIGRLRKQSKETPD
- a CDS encoding bacteriochlorophyll c-binding family protein, giving the protein MANNSGAFVQGAEAYGKFLEVFIDGHWWVVGDALENIGKTTKRLGANAYPHLYGGGGASAGLRGSSPEKSGFAVPNKDIERRFKD
- a CDS encoding nucleotidyltransferase family protein, with the translated sequence MKAFVLAAGFGTRLKPFTDILPKPLVPIRNVPALFYTIALLKEAGITEIICNTHHHAAEIRKTLEAANFNGVHISFSEEKKILGTGGGLKKCEPLLDDGDFLLINSDIIIDIDFKAFIESHLSSGLPGTLALYETPDAGAIGAVGIANDLIRDFRNMRNTCLQSSLIYTGTALLSPTIFDYLREDFSGIVDTGFTGLIDNGGLGFYRHNGSWMDIGTLENYRQANTGTAMLPEKLAERIEASIGIAPGCIAPESDIGKGASIIRSVIGKGCTVGENARVEESVLLPGAVVSPGETLRKAIRDRNNTVTPA
- a CDS encoding SDR family oxidoreductase, with the translated sequence MDRNTLYSGKVLVAGATGKTGQWVVRRLQHYGIPVRVMVRSAEKAKIFGGGVEIAVAHVQNESEVADALKGCDAVISALGSSSFFGEASPAEVDRDGVIRLADAAAAAGVKHFGLVSSIAVTKWFHPLNLFAGVLSMKHAAEEHIREVFSKNGRSYTIVRPGGLKDGEPLMHRLHVDQGDRLWNGWTNRSDVAELLVISLWNRKAGNKTFEVISEGEETQESLERYYDRLSQ